In the Engystomops pustulosus chromosome 2, aEngPut4.maternal, whole genome shotgun sequence genome, one interval contains:
- the LPAR6 gene encoding lysophosphatidic acid receptor 6, with translation MTVSSNYSDTNCTADDNFKYTLYGCVFSMVFVLGLIANCVALYIFSCSLKVRNETTTYMINLAISDLLFVFTLPFRIFYFAARHWPFGDILCKISVTLFYTNMYGSILFLTCISVDRFLAIVYPFRSKTIRTKRNAKIVCLAVWFTVLMGSAPSTFFQSTNANNKNNSTKACFENFSEDTWKTYLSKIVIFIEIVGFFIPLILNVFCSTMVLKTLKKPVTLSRSKLNKTKVLKMIVVHLAIFCFCFIPYNVNLVLYSLMRTQVFSNCSVKAAVRTIYPITLCIAVSNCCFDPIIYYFTSETIQNSIKKRNRPMRKDSHFSESLATENFIQHGLQTLKAKIFENESTI, from the coding sequence ATGACGGTAAGCAGTAACTACTCAGACACAAACTGTACGGCTGATGACAACTTCAAATACACCTTGTATGGATGTGTATTTAGTATGGTGTTTGTCCTTGGCCTCATCGCAAATTGTGTTGCCTTGTACATTTTCAGCTGCTCCCTAAAAGTCCGGAATGAAACCACCACATACATGATCAATTTGGCCATTTCGGACCTTTTGTTTGTCTTCACGCTTCCTTTTCGGATTTTCTACTTTGCAGCCCGCCACTGGCCTTTTGGAGATATACTGTGCAAAATATCTGTCACCTTGTTCTATACCAATATGTATGGCAGCATTCTGTTCCTTACATGTATAAGCGTGGATCGCTTTCTGGCTATTGTATACCCATTCCGCTCCAAAACCATCAGGACAAAAAGAAATGCCAAAATAGTCTGCCTGGCTGTGTGGTTCACGGTTCTGATGGGGAGTGCGCCTTCAACCTTCTTCCAATCAACAAATGCGAACAACAAGAATAACTCTACAAAGGCCTGCTTTGAGAACTTTTCAGAGGATACATGGAAGACATATCTGTCAAAGATTGTGATATTCATAGAAATCGTGGGCTtcttcatccccctcatccttaaCGTCTTCTGTTCTACAATGGTATTGAAGACACTGAAGAAACCAGTCACTTTAAGTAGAAGCAAACTTAACAAAACCAAGGTGCTAAAAATGATTGTTGTCCACCTGGCTATCTTCTGCTTCTGCTTTATACCATACAATGTCAACCTTGTGCTTTACTCCCTTATGAGGACGCAGGTTTTTAGCAACTGTTCTGTGAAAGCTGCAGTCAGGACTATTTACCCTATTACTTTGTGTATTGCGGTATCAAACTGCTGTTTTGACCCCATCATCTATTACTTCACATCAGAGACTATTCAAAACTCCATAAAAAAGAGAAATCGACCAATGAGGAAAGACTCCCATTTCTCAGAATCGCTGGCTACAGAAAATTTTATTCAGCATGGCTTACAAACTCTAAAAGCTAAGATATTTGAGAATGAGTCCACAATATAA